In Paenibacillus sp. BIC5C1, a genomic segment contains:
- a CDS encoding GH36-type glycosyl hydrolase domain-containing protein, with protein MTTMINEPIRLTAGDLSFTFLNSGDLYQAKSGTTMLNQLLSNQIDGSLNNLYLRVHEGDKISSFPLLGVRSNSKVITSKANSGNQLIWEGTVQLEGKEQGIGYQVVFTATTQGVWFWDVKLTGQQHNVDVVYGQDVGLADPGAVRSNEAYLSQYIDHTVFEDELKGYVVCSRQNQPQGGAFPYMQQGSLTKAVGYSTDGFQFFGLSYKETNQPESLSHNTLANETYQYEFAYTALQSERVSLDGEAQVVFYGLAKADHPAGISALEFGDEVTAAWNEVQALTAQQGEMLEQVKLSSFLGEPLAALDLTQDEINDLFPDRHQEERSGDSLLSFFTGSYEHIVLKAKELLVERPHGHILMSGGNVQLGAQVITTTSYMYGIFNSQLVIGNTNFNKMISNARNALNVPKTAGQRIYVEMDGQYRLLTMPSLFEIGFNYVRWIYKTEADTIIVTNYTGAHTTEVSMNVRSTSGKAYRYLVTNQITMNVNEYEYPLHMTQDGNTLIFKADPQAISAGTYPDLQYRMSVDGATVNVGDETLLASGIRSGSASLVTLSLEESAEWTLKVQGVLEGQANKAEGSVVAGSSLTFEEEVQAYREFFAGVMNGFRLSRGEGQSAEDLFKVNALAWWYTHNMLVHYSVPHGLEQYGGAAWGTRDVCQGPVEYFMATQKYEQVRDIIKMVYTHQYEDDGNWPQWFMFDKYFAIQQEESHGDIIVWPLKVLADYLTATRDYAILDEKVPYTVKHSFGFTEETATVLDHAKKEIEYIRTHFLHDTFLSSYGDGDWDDTLQPANAQLKQYMVSSWTVALTYQSVNVLAQALQHKDAGFAQELDVLAQGIREDFNRYMLGTDVIPGFVYMEEADQAKLMLHPTDTETGIQYRLLPMTRSMIGELLNAEQAESHYALIREQFLCPDGVRLMNRPAQYAGGVSTHFKRAEQASNFGREIGLQYVHAHIRYVEAMAKLGKTDQVWNGLAMINPVGIGEVVPNAEIRQANAYFSSSDGKFNTRYEAQEHFDQLRKGTVQVKGGWRIYSSGPGIYMNQLISNALGIRQEGGDLVIDPVLPAELNGMQFEFEYAGEPVTFIYHLNEGSVNRVTVNGKDIRTEQTANRYRQGGARISLDEFKQARNASERTIVEIYM; from the coding sequence ATGACAACGATGATTAATGAACCAATCCGGCTGACTGCCGGGGATTTATCCTTTACCTTTTTGAACAGTGGGGACCTGTACCAGGCCAAGTCCGGTACGACCATGTTGAATCAATTACTAAGCAACCAGATCGATGGATCTTTGAATAACCTGTATCTGCGTGTACACGAGGGAGATAAAATCAGCTCGTTCCCACTGCTGGGTGTGCGTTCGAACAGCAAAGTGATCACAAGCAAAGCGAATTCCGGCAATCAACTGATCTGGGAAGGTACCGTACAGCTTGAAGGCAAAGAACAAGGCATTGGCTATCAGGTTGTGTTTACAGCCACAACGCAAGGTGTCTGGTTCTGGGATGTGAAGCTCACAGGACAACAACATAACGTTGACGTAGTATATGGACAAGATGTAGGTCTTGCTGATCCAGGTGCAGTACGCAGCAATGAAGCGTATCTGTCGCAGTATATTGACCATACGGTATTCGAAGATGAATTGAAGGGATATGTGGTATGTTCCCGTCAAAACCAGCCTCAGGGCGGTGCTTTCCCTTACATGCAACAAGGTTCTCTGACTAAGGCAGTTGGTTACTCTACAGACGGATTCCAATTCTTCGGTCTGTCCTACAAGGAAACGAACCAGCCTGAGAGCCTGAGCCATAATACACTGGCAAATGAGACGTACCAGTATGAATTTGCCTACACAGCTTTGCAATCGGAGCGCGTAAGCTTGGACGGGGAAGCCCAAGTAGTCTTCTACGGACTGGCCAAAGCAGATCATCCTGCCGGAATCTCCGCACTGGAATTCGGGGATGAAGTGACTGCAGCATGGAACGAAGTACAAGCATTGACTGCTCAGCAAGGCGAGATGTTGGAACAGGTGAAACTGTCATCCTTCTTGGGTGAACCGCTTGCTGCGCTTGATTTGACACAAGATGAGATTAATGATCTGTTCCCTGACCGTCATCAGGAAGAGCGTAGCGGTGATTCACTGTTATCCTTCTTCACGGGAAGCTATGAACATATCGTCCTGAAAGCGAAAGAATTGCTTGTAGAGCGTCCGCACGGCCATATTCTGATGAGTGGTGGCAATGTACAGCTTGGTGCGCAGGTTATTACGACGACATCGTATATGTACGGTATTTTCAACTCACAACTCGTTATTGGTAACACCAATTTTAATAAAATGATCAGTAATGCCCGCAACGCACTGAACGTGCCGAAGACGGCTGGACAACGCATTTATGTGGAAATGGATGGACAATATCGTCTGCTGACGATGCCTTCCCTGTTCGAGATTGGCTTCAACTATGTACGTTGGATCTACAAAACCGAAGCGGATACCATTATCGTGACCAACTACACAGGTGCACACACTACTGAAGTGAGCATGAACGTTCGCTCGACAAGCGGCAAAGCATATCGCTATCTGGTAACCAACCAAATTACGATGAATGTCAATGAATACGAGTATCCGCTGCATATGACGCAAGATGGCAACACGCTGATCTTCAAGGCTGATCCGCAAGCGATTAGTGCTGGCACGTATCCTGATCTGCAATACCGCATGTCGGTGGATGGCGCGACCGTAAATGTTGGGGACGAAACGTTGCTGGCGAGTGGCATCCGCAGTGGATCTGCATCGCTGGTTACACTTAGTCTGGAAGAGAGTGCAGAGTGGACACTGAAGGTACAAGGCGTATTGGAAGGTCAAGCTAACAAAGCAGAAGGTTCTGTCGTAGCAGGCTCCAGTCTTACTTTTGAAGAGGAAGTTCAGGCGTACCGCGAATTCTTCGCAGGTGTAATGAACGGTTTCCGTTTGTCTCGTGGTGAAGGCCAAAGTGCAGAAGATCTGTTCAAAGTGAATGCACTGGCTTGGTGGTACACACACAACATGTTGGTTCACTACTCCGTGCCTCACGGATTGGAGCAGTACGGCGGCGCAGCATGGGGGACTCGGGATGTATGCCAAGGTCCGGTTGAATACTTCATGGCAACGCAAAAATATGAGCAGGTTCGCGATATCATCAAAATGGTATATACCCACCAATATGAGGATGATGGCAACTGGCCGCAATGGTTCATGTTTGATAAATACTTTGCGATTCAACAGGAAGAGAGTCATGGCGACATCATCGTATGGCCGCTGAAAGTGCTGGCGGATTACCTGACAGCGACTCGTGACTATGCGATTCTGGATGAGAAAGTGCCTTATACCGTTAAGCACAGCTTCGGGTTCACGGAAGAAACAGCGACTGTATTGGATCACGCGAAAAAAGAGATCGAATATATTCGTACACACTTCCTGCACGATACATTCCTGTCTTCCTACGGTGATGGGGACTGGGATGATACACTCCAGCCAGCCAATGCACAGCTCAAACAATATATGGTGAGCAGCTGGACCGTTGCTTTGACTTATCAGTCCGTAAATGTTCTCGCACAGGCGCTGCAACATAAAGATGCTGGATTTGCGCAAGAACTGGATGTTCTGGCTCAAGGCATCCGTGAAGACTTTAATCGTTACATGCTGGGTACAGATGTGATCCCAGGTTTCGTATACATGGAAGAAGCGGATCAGGCGAAGCTGATGCTTCACCCAACAGATACGGAGACAGGCATTCAATATCGCCTTCTGCCGATGACGCGCAGCATGATCGGTGAATTGCTGAATGCAGAACAGGCAGAATCGCATTATGCGTTGATTCGTGAACAGTTCCTGTGCCCGGATGGGGTACGTCTGATGAATCGTCCAGCTCAATATGCAGGCGGTGTGAGCACTCACTTCAAACGTGCAGAGCAAGCGTCCAACTTCGGTCGCGAGATCGGTTTGCAGTATGTACACGCTCATATCCGTTACGTTGAAGCGATGGCGAAGCTTGGTAAGACGGATCAGGTGTGGAATGGTCTTGCCATGATTAACCCGGTTGGCATCGGCGAAGTTGTCCCTAATGCGGAGATTCGTCAGGCGAACGCGTATTTCAGTAGTTCCGACGGCAAGTTCAATACGCGCTACGAGGCGCAGGAGCATTTTGACCAACTACGCAAAGGAACAGTACAGGTGAAAGGTGGATGGAGAATCTACTCCAGCGGCCCTGGAATCTACATGAACCAACTGATCTCGAACGCACTTGGCATTCGTCAGGAAGGCGGAGATCTGGTTATTGACCCTGTATTGCCGGCTGAACTGAATGGAATGCAATTCGAATTCGAATATGCAGGAGAGCCGGTAACATTTATCTACCATCTGAACGAAGGTTCGGTTAACCGTGTAACGGTAAATGGCAAGGACATCCGCACCGAGCAAACAGCAAACCGCTACCGTCAAGGTGGGGCTCGTATCTCGCTGGATGAGTTTAAACAAGCGCGTAATGCTTCGGAGCGCACGATTGTTGAAATTTATATGTAA
- a CDS encoding LacI family DNA-binding transcriptional regulator produces the protein MATIKDVAKLAGVALSTASYALNGDSKVSAKTKAKVLAAARELNYRKNGFAMDLKRSRTNTIALILTDLSGPYYSELIRSVQDVALANGYDLIACSSMGGRDSTAVRFLREKRVDGAIILAHNIHDDILVESAGERFPIIVMDRQLSSSHLVNVLVDGEQGGYLATRHLIQKGHKTIAYISGPSNSYDNALRYQGYLRAMQEAGLEEKSKWRLSGNFVREGGYSATKMMVMQGELPSAVFYGNDEMAIGGLKAFEESGISVPNDISVIGFDDIQLSEYVHPPLTTVRQPKHEAGSLAGHLLFQMLNGEAVNPSYTLTIDLVVRESVRSVQVESGIQPA, from the coding sequence ATGGCAACGATTAAGGATGTGGCAAAGCTGGCAGGCGTGGCGCTCTCGACCGCTTCCTATGCACTGAATGGGGACAGCAAGGTAAGTGCCAAGACCAAAGCGAAAGTGCTGGCGGCAGCACGGGAACTGAATTATCGCAAAAACGGCTTTGCCATGGACCTGAAGCGGAGCCGGACGAACACGATTGCGTTGATTCTTACAGATCTGTCGGGTCCGTATTACTCCGAATTGATTCGCAGCGTACAGGACGTAGCGCTGGCTAACGGATATGATCTGATTGCATGCAGCTCAATGGGAGGGCGCGACTCCACAGCGGTTCGTTTCTTGCGGGAAAAAAGAGTGGATGGCGCTATTATCCTGGCTCATAACATCCATGATGATATCTTGGTGGAATCTGCAGGTGAACGTTTCCCTATCATTGTGATGGATCGGCAGCTGTCGAGTAGCCATCTGGTCAACGTGCTGGTGGACGGGGAGCAAGGTGGCTACCTGGCTACACGTCACCTCATTCAGAAGGGGCATAAGACCATCGCCTATATCAGCGGGCCATCCAATTCTTATGATAATGCTCTGCGTTATCAAGGATATCTGCGAGCAATGCAGGAGGCGGGCCTTGAAGAGAAGTCCAAATGGCGTCTAAGCGGTAATTTTGTACGTGAGGGCGGATATAGTGCAACCAAGATGATGGTTATGCAGGGCGAGCTTCCATCAGCTGTATTTTACGGGAATGACGAAATGGCGATTGGTGGACTGAAAGCATTTGAAGAGAGCGGCATTTCGGTACCAAATGACATTTCGGTCATCGGATTTGATGATATTCAACTGTCCGAATATGTTCATCCTCCGCTTACAACGGTGCGGCAGCCCAAGCATGAAGCAGGTTCATTGGCAGGGCATTTGCTCTTCCAGATGCTGAACGGCGAAGCGGTGAACCCATCGTATACGTTAACCATTGATCTAGTGGTGCGCGAGTCTGTACGATCGGTACAGGTCGAGTCAGGAATTCAGCCGGCCTAG
- a CDS encoding ABC transporter substrate-binding protein, whose translation MSNLDLSFHKSSVNNPGRLQQITTVPPAMFKLCHLVQLHDREAFSSIDELWSSKHVLYVITSGQARLISSNGQLMVNTGSAVVRQAGTLLQHESKRGSLSPVQGIAMAFDFADNEQRLWPFGHPVPVTSRLIAELISELVQSSSKRDESGPFKPHMLFYQLLDMLRDHAVRLAHEDHSWLDIVLARIHERVTHSFTREQLAKEVNVSPEHFSREFKKYTGLTFVEYVTRLRIRIAQEHLLFANPTLHELAQLTGYRDTFYLSRKFKQTVGCAPTLYRKTPKKIVSLTYNYTASLLALGHIPHLGAVAGWMKNRLIENGQDQFDQCYEHDLINHPDLISDSRPDVILGYAPHSGMDELRQIAPTILMPFEELDWQEQLIHLGRITGLEVKARALLDQYDALQQEANRTLDQIMGERGSAVCIFMIGESGAYIYGHGWGRASHILYQSLGFAPPARMEKDGQLLTGYIHVPLNEIHLYAADHIFIDYAREPSEQDAVDKLFAQEAWNNLSAVREGQLYEIEANMFYGFDPISIMEQLQHIMHQLTSHLSMH comes from the coding sequence ATGAGCAATCTGGATCTAAGCTTTCATAAATCATCTGTGAACAACCCCGGCCGCTTGCAGCAAATCACAACCGTGCCTCCCGCAATGTTCAAACTGTGTCATCTGGTGCAACTCCATGATCGGGAAGCCTTCTCCAGTATCGATGAACTGTGGAGCAGCAAGCACGTTCTTTATGTCATCACCTCTGGTCAGGCAAGACTGATCAGTTCGAATGGTCAATTGATGGTAAATACCGGATCAGCTGTCGTTCGCCAAGCTGGAACCCTGCTTCAGCATGAAAGCAAGCGTGGTTCCCTTTCCCCGGTTCAAGGTATTGCAATGGCCTTTGATTTTGCAGATAACGAGCAAAGGCTCTGGCCGTTCGGACATCCTGTTCCCGTTACGAGCCGTCTTATTGCAGAGCTGATCTCCGAATTGGTTCAGTCCAGCTCGAAACGTGATGAGTCGGGACCATTCAAACCTCATATGCTGTTTTATCAGCTTCTAGATATGTTGCGAGATCATGCTGTGCGTTTGGCTCATGAAGATCATTCCTGGCTGGACATTGTCCTCGCGCGTATCCATGAAAGAGTTACTCATTCTTTTACACGTGAGCAATTAGCGAAAGAGGTTAATGTGAGTCCAGAGCATTTTTCAAGAGAATTCAAGAAGTACACCGGACTTACGTTTGTGGAGTATGTTACCCGGTTAAGAATTCGAATTGCCCAGGAACACCTGCTGTTTGCCAATCCCACATTGCATGAGCTTGCGCAGTTGACGGGATACAGAGATACCTTTTATTTAAGTCGAAAATTTAAACAAACGGTAGGTTGTGCACCGACTCTCTATCGGAAAACGCCAAAAAAAATCGTAAGCCTTACATACAACTACACCGCTTCCTTGCTGGCACTGGGCCATATTCCTCATCTGGGTGCCGTTGCAGGATGGATGAAAAATAGACTTATTGAAAATGGACAAGACCAATTTGATCAGTGTTATGAGCATGATCTTATTAATCATCCGGATTTGATTTCAGACTCCCGTCCGGACGTCATTCTTGGATATGCACCTCATTCCGGCATGGATGAATTACGGCAGATTGCACCAACTATTTTGATGCCTTTTGAAGAACTTGACTGGCAGGAGCAACTCATTCATTTGGGACGCATCACAGGCCTGGAAGTCAAAGCTCGTGCGCTGCTAGACCAATATGATGCGCTTCAGCAAGAGGCCAATCGTACACTTGATCAGATCATGGGTGAACGTGGTTCAGCGGTATGTATATTCATGATTGGTGAGAGCGGAGCGTACATCTATGGACACGGATGGGGCAGAGCTTCTCATATTTTGTATCAATCGCTTGGCTTCGCCCCTCCTGCAAGAATGGAAAAGGATGGTCAACTGCTCACAGGTTACATCCATGTTCCGCTAAATGAAATTCATTTGTACGCTGCAGATCATATTTTTATTGACTATGCCAGGGAGCCATCGGAGCAAGATGCTGTGGACAAACTGTTCGCTCAGGAGGCCTGGAACAACCTGAGTGCGGTCCGAGAAGGGCAACTGTACGAGATTGAAGCGAATATGTTTTATGGATTCGACCCCATCTCGATTATGGAACAGTTACAGCACATCATGCACCAACTGACATCACATCTGTCCATGCATTAG
- a CDS encoding ABC transporter substrate-binding protein, which yields MFTAKKRFSGLLLMLAIIMILAACNSGTGSGTTEPTAAGSESTTDSTETNTNSSGATRIYKSLSGDVEIPAEPKRIVTDMYVSDLLTLGIKPVGAVQYYLENPFYADQVEGVENIGDRGSVSLEKVVALDPDLIITYSDKAEEIESYQKIAPTVVIPYGTFTNVEDEIRGFGELMNKSEEAEAWLKTYDERIEAARAKVKTVIKPEETFSILEVSDKSYYGYGDNFGRGGQAVYRALQLAPLEITKKELMGDTQWKEISREVVGDYAGDHIFLTVGENNKNYQGDSIWQSLPAVKNNQVYELQEDRYWYFDPIAIQSQAEEFADMIVERAQQNRK from the coding sequence ATGTTTACTGCAAAAAAACGCTTTTCCGGCTTGCTGCTTATGCTCGCCATCATCATGATCCTGGCTGCCTGTAACAGTGGTACGGGTTCCGGCACAACGGAGCCAACAGCGGCGGGTTCGGAATCAACAACAGATTCAACCGAAACAAATACCAACTCTTCCGGTGCTACGCGGATCTATAAGTCATTAAGTGGGGATGTGGAAATTCCGGCTGAACCGAAACGGATTGTTACGGATATGTACGTAAGTGATCTGCTTACGCTGGGTATAAAGCCTGTTGGCGCTGTTCAATATTATCTGGAAAATCCATTTTATGCAGATCAGGTGGAGGGTGTAGAAAATATTGGTGATCGGGGTTCCGTATCCCTTGAGAAGGTCGTTGCGTTGGACCCGGATCTGATCATTACCTACTCAGATAAAGCCGAAGAAATTGAGAGCTATCAAAAAATCGCACCTACCGTGGTCATTCCCTACGGCACGTTCACCAATGTAGAGGATGAGATTCGGGGCTTCGGAGAACTCATGAACAAATCCGAAGAAGCCGAAGCCTGGCTGAAAACGTACGATGAACGTATTGAAGCCGCTCGCGCCAAAGTAAAAACTGTCATTAAACCGGAGGAAACCTTCTCCATCCTCGAAGTATCAGACAAGAGCTATTATGGCTATGGAGACAACTTTGGTCGCGGTGGACAAGCCGTTTATCGCGCTTTGCAGCTTGCACCACTCGAAATCACGAAGAAGGAACTGATGGGCGATACCCAATGGAAAGAGATTTCACGTGAAGTCGTTGGTGACTATGCAGGAGACCATATCTTCCTAACCGTAGGGGAGAACAATAAAAATTACCAAGGCGACTCCATCTGGCAATCACTCCCGGCTGTGAAAAACAATCAGGTGTACGAATTACAGGAAGATCGCTACTGGTACTTCGATCCGATTGCAATTCAGAGTCAGGCCGAAGAATTCGCCGATATGATCGTAGAACGTGCACAGCAAAATCGCAAATAA
- a CDS encoding ABC transporter ATP-binding protein, whose product MLRRFMAYYRPYRGLFILDFSCAILAALLELAFPLAVNKVVDQLLPAGNWSMILSACAGLLGIYLLSSFFHYAVTYWGHKLGINIESDMRRELFQRVQKQSFRFFDNNKTGHLVSRMTNDLMDIGEIAHHGPEDLFIALMTLAGAFGIMLGINWQLAVMTFIIVPLMIFLSLYFSRKMSKAFKRMFADIADYNARVENNVSGIRVVQAFANEKHEVKRFVENNERFRLTKLITYRIMAWNSSLSFILMKFVSLFVLVCGTWFVIQGSMTYGEFIAFVMLSNVFLGPIQQINSVIETYPKGIAGFKRYLELLEAEPDVDDTPQAKPIPHVKGDIAFHDVSFAYGEHKPTLDQVNLEIQAGQTVALVGPSGAGKSTLCSLIPRFYDVDAGHISIDGIPVKDMTLESLRSHIGIVQQDIFLFDGSIRENIAYGKLDAPDEEIWQAIRRAQLEELVQSQPEGLDTLIGERGVKLSGGQKQRLSIARMILKNPPILILDEATSALDTETEAAIQLALSELAQGRTTLIIAHRLATIRHADRIVVVENSGVAEQGSHDELLARQGSYSRLHQAQFG is encoded by the coding sequence ATGCTTCGCCGTTTCATGGCCTATTATCGTCCTTATCGGGGACTCTTTATATTGGACTTCTCCTGTGCCATTCTGGCTGCACTGCTGGAGCTTGCGTTTCCCTTGGCTGTAAACAAAGTTGTCGATCAGCTGCTTCCCGCAGGCAACTGGTCCATGATTTTATCTGCCTGTGCCGGATTGCTGGGTATCTACCTGCTTAGTTCCTTTTTCCATTATGCAGTCACCTACTGGGGACATAAGCTCGGTATTAACATCGAATCCGATATGCGGCGGGAACTGTTCCAGCGTGTGCAGAAGCAATCCTTTCGCTTTTTCGATAACAACAAGACGGGGCACCTCGTCTCTCGCATGACCAACGATCTGATGGATATTGGTGAGATTGCGCATCATGGACCCGAGGATCTGTTCATTGCCCTTATGACGTTGGCGGGAGCCTTCGGCATCATGCTGGGTATCAACTGGCAACTGGCTGTCATGACCTTCATCATCGTACCGCTGATGATCTTCCTGTCCCTCTATTTCAGCCGCAAAATGTCCAAAGCGTTCAAGCGTATGTTTGCAGATATTGCAGACTATAACGCACGCGTAGAGAACAATGTGAGCGGAATTCGTGTAGTGCAGGCCTTTGCCAATGAAAAGCATGAAGTGAAACGTTTTGTCGAAAATAATGAACGCTTTCGCCTTACCAAATTAATCACCTACCGGATTATGGCGTGGAATTCCTCGCTCAGCTTCATTCTGATGAAATTTGTCTCACTGTTTGTACTGGTGTGCGGTACGTGGTTTGTCATTCAGGGCAGCATGACCTACGGAGAATTTATCGCCTTTGTCATGTTATCCAATGTATTTCTTGGACCGATTCAGCAAATCAATTCGGTCATCGAAACTTATCCCAAAGGCATCGCCGGATTCAAAAGATATCTGGAGCTGCTGGAGGCCGAGCCCGATGTGGATGATACACCACAAGCCAAACCCATCCCCCATGTGAAAGGCGACATCGCCTTCCATGATGTTTCTTTTGCTTATGGGGAACACAAACCGACCTTGGATCAGGTCAATCTGGAGATTCAGGCAGGACAAACAGTTGCGCTGGTTGGACCTTCGGGTGCAGGCAAATCTACGCTGTGCAGTCTTATTCCACGCTTTTACGATGTGGATGCGGGGCATATCTCTATTGATGGGATTCCGGTAAAGGATATGACACTGGAGTCACTGCGATCCCATATTGGGATTGTGCAGCAGGATATTTTCCTGTTTGATGGGTCGATCCGTGAAAATATTGCCTACGGCAAACTGGATGCACCTGATGAAGAAATCTGGCAAGCCATCCGCCGGGCCCAACTGGAAGAGCTGGTACAATCTCAACCGGAAGGACTGGATACTCTAATTGGTGAGCGGGGCGTCAAATTGTCTGGCGGACAAAAGCAACGTCTCTCCATCGCTCGCATGATTCTAAAAAATCCGCCGATCCTCATTCTGGATGAAGCAACCTCCGCACTGGATACCGAAACGGAAGCCGCCATTCAGTTGGCTTTATCCGAGCTGGCACAAGGACGTACAACGCTGATCATCGCCCATCGGCTGGCAACGATCAGACACGCCGATCGTATTGTGGTTGTGGAGAACAGCGGCGTAGCCGAGCAAGGCAGCCATGATGAACTTCTGGCGCGTCAGGGCTCGTATAGCCGATTGCATCAAGCCCAGTTTGGTTAA
- a CDS encoding ABC transporter substrate-binding protein: MGRLMRTIGMICLMLTLPGCVNQLDQRPGMIVEEEPITLRIAWWGGDFRNNATIAVINLYEKLNPHVNIEYEYSSFNEYWRKLAPHAAGNALPDIIQMDISYLSQYSSLQLLEDMTPYMQSGLIDTTDMEKEQLESGSLNGKTYGLSLGVNAMLSIYDPEVLKANDIELPTDTWTWTDFDRMGEQLLGKGIYLGTYFTPEQFFAYYLRQYGSKLYAEDGTRLGYEDDGLFIDYFGRMQQLAQKKLIFAPDIWTSDIGQPDNDPFYLGEALFSWGYSNQFISTAQRYDKPLSIVPMPGPNSQDGLFLKPGMFFSMAGNSRHKEEAAKFISFFVNDLEANLLLKGERGVPVSSSVKERMKLVVEPELAQVFDYVDWVADNSSQMDPPDPVGAPEVTAVLRELYDLLLFGKITPEQAAKEFRERANAILNGK; encoded by the coding sequence GTGGGAAGATTGATGCGAACCATAGGCATGATCTGTCTTATGCTGACTCTTCCTGGTTGTGTGAACCAGTTGGATCAAAGGCCAGGCATGATTGTGGAAGAAGAGCCGATAACGCTGCGAATCGCTTGGTGGGGCGGGGATTTTCGTAACAATGCCACCATTGCCGTTATCAACTTGTATGAGAAGTTGAATCCGCATGTGAACATTGAATACGAATATAGCAGCTTCAACGAATACTGGAGAAAACTTGCCCCACATGCAGCAGGCAATGCGTTGCCCGACATTATCCAGATGGACATCTCCTATCTGTCCCAGTATAGTTCGCTGCAGCTGTTGGAAGACATGACGCCGTACATGCAGAGCGGGCTAATTGACACAACAGATATGGAGAAGGAACAGCTGGAGAGTGGTAGCCTGAATGGAAAAACCTATGGTCTCAGTTTGGGTGTCAACGCTATGCTCAGCATCTATGATCCGGAAGTGTTGAAGGCTAATGATATTGAATTGCCAACGGATACGTGGACATGGACGGATTTTGACCGGATGGGCGAGCAATTGCTCGGGAAAGGCATCTATCTGGGAACGTATTTCACGCCGGAACAGTTTTTCGCGTATTACTTGAGACAGTATGGTTCCAAGCTGTACGCCGAGGATGGCACAAGGCTGGGGTATGAGGATGATGGGCTGTTTATCGATTATTTTGGGCGGATGCAGCAGCTGGCGCAGAAGAAGCTTATTTTTGCACCGGATATCTGGACATCAGATATTGGCCAGCCTGATAACGACCCGTTCTATCTGGGAGAGGCTTTGTTCAGCTGGGGGTATTCCAACCAATTTATCAGTACCGCTCAGCGTTATGACAAGCCGTTATCGATTGTACCGATGCCTGGGCCAAACAGCCAGGATGGGTTGTTTTTGAAGCCAGGCATGTTTTTCTCCATGGCGGGCAATTCCAGACATAAGGAGGAGGCTGCCAAGTTCATCAGCTTTTTCGTGAATGATTTGGAAGCCAATCTGCTGCTCAAAGGGGAGCGAGGTGTGCCCGTCTCATCCAGTGTCAAAGAGCGAATGAAGCTGGTGGTTGAACCGGAGCTGGCACAGGTGTTTGACTACGTGGATTGGGTTGCGGATAATAGCAGCCAGATGGACCCGCCTGATCCTGTAGGTGCACCCGAGGTTACTGCGGTGCTGCGTGAGTTGTATGATCTTTTGCTGTTTGGCAAAATTACGCCGGAGCAGGCGGCGAAGGAATTCCGTGAGCGGGCGAATGCCATTCTGAATGGAAAGTGA